The proteins below come from a single Iocasia fonsfrigidae genomic window:
- a CDS encoding LacI family DNA-binding transcriptional regulator, whose translation MTSQEIADLCGVSRATVSRVINNDPNVKEETRKKILSIIEKNNYVPIESARRLAGIESNIIGLFILDINISQSTSRVSKSTYFSQLDNLIIDKANNMGYNVLVSIITSEEQLKEAKNLFISRTISSGIFVGSFNNNSLLNEFVELEYPIIIIDYNHGINNSIPKNLLLINLDNMIGGYKATKHLIENGHKKIGHITGDMRKLSGQARLTGYKKALLDANLIYNKKYIRFGNFQEEQGYRLTKDLLEKEKITAIFAANDGMALGSIKAINEMGLKVPNDISVIGFDNIDIASYMTPELTTVDSSLEKIAKQSVSSLDYYFRNKKFASEEIIVSADIIYRQSVKSI comes from the coding sequence ATGACTAGCCAGGAAATAGCAGATTTATGTGGTGTTTCAAGAGCAACTGTGTCAAGAGTGATTAACAATGATCCAAATGTTAAGGAAGAAACCAGAAAAAAAATATTATCAATTATAGAAAAAAACAATTATGTACCAATAGAATCTGCGCGACGTTTAGCTGGAATAGAGAGTAATATTATTGGTTTATTTATTCTTGATATTAATATTTCCCAGTCTACATCAAGGGTTTCAAAAAGTACTTACTTTTCACAATTAGATAATCTTATTATAGATAAGGCAAATAATATGGGTTACAATGTATTGGTTTCTATTATTACTTCAGAAGAACAACTTAAAGAAGCAAAAAATTTATTTATCAGTAGAACCATTTCAAGTGGCATATTTGTTGGTTCCTTTAATAATAATTCTCTACTTAATGAGTTTGTTGAATTAGAGTATCCTATTATAATTATTGATTATAATCATGGTATTAACAATTCGATTCCTAAAAATTTATTACTTATCAATCTAGATAATATGATAGGTGGGTATAAAGCCACGAAACACTTAATTGAGAATGGGCATAAGAAGATAGGACATATCACTGGAGATATGCGTAAGTTATCAGGACAAGCGCGGCTGACAGGTTATAAAAAAGCATTATTAGATGCTAATTTAATATATAATAAAAAATACATAAGATTTGGAAATTTTCAAGAGGAACAGGGCTATAGATTAACTAAAGACCTCCTTGAAAAGGAAAAGATAACCGCTATTTTTGCAGCTAATGATGGTATGGCATTAGGGTCAATTAAAGCTATTAATGAAATGGGATTAAAGGTTCCTAATGATATCTCTGTTATTGGATTTGATAATATTGATATAGCTTCATATATGACACCGGAATTGACCACTGTTGACTCCTCATTAGAGAAAATTGCAAAACAAAGTGTTAGTTCACTGGATTATTATTTTAGAAATAAGAAATTTGCCAGTGAAGAAATTATTGTCTCTGCAGATATTATATATCGACAATCCGTTAAGTCTATATAG
- a CDS encoding ABC transporter permease, which translates to MISNFWQEHENLYYAITNKKVVFGLTIFLLIILLAIFGPMISSYDYEEYAGEAYLPPSGEHFFGTTIMGKDVFTRTVYGLRSTLMVGFVAGTMATLIGCIIGFLAGYYGGRLFDEFLMMFTNIFIVIPQLALLIVISAFLEVRGTLVMSVIVAATAWPWLARAVRSQTLSLRNQEYVNLSRISSLKVSKILREDIASNMFSYVFMAYIQQFNGTMLATVQLEFLGLGPTKGVSLGLVMQNAVNWNAIQLGMWWWAIIPGLILTIMITALYFVNTGLDAAFNPRLREM; encoded by the coding sequence ATGATATCAAATTTCTGGCAAGAACATGAAAATCTATATTATGCAATTACCAATAAAAAAGTAGTATTTGGTTTAACAATATTTCTGCTAATAATTTTACTGGCTATCTTTGGTCCAATGATATCATCTTATGACTATGAGGAATATGCAGGTGAGGCTTATCTTCCCCCTTCAGGAGAGCATTTCTTTGGAACAACTATTATGGGGAAAGATGTGTTTACCCGGACTGTTTATGGGCTCCGTTCAACACTAATGGTTGGTTTTGTAGCTGGTACAATGGCTACCTTGATAGGTTGTATCATAGGTTTTCTCGCTGGTTATTACGGTGGGCGACTATTTGATGAGTTTTTGATGATGTTTACTAATATTTTTATTGTTATTCCGCAACTGGCCTTATTAATTGTAATCTCTGCATTTCTGGAGGTAAGGGGCACACTGGTAATGTCTGTTATTGTTGCAGCAACAGCCTGGCCCTGGCTGGCAAGGGCTGTCAGGTCACAGACCCTGTCACTTAGAAATCAGGAATATGTTAATCTATCCAGGATTTCTTCCCTGAAAGTCTCCAAAATTCTAAGGGAAGATATTGCTTCTAATATGTTTTCATATGTATTTATGGCTTATATCCAGCAATTTAATGGAACTATGCTGGCAACAGTCCAACTAGAATTTCTGGGTCTCGGTCCAACTAAGGGGGTTTCACTCGGTCTTGTCATGCAAAATGCAGTTAACTGGAATGCTATTCAATTAGGAATGTGGTGGTGGGCTATTATTCCTGGTCTAATATTAACTATTATGATTACTGCCCTATACTTTGTTAATACAGGACTTGATGCAGCATTTAATCCGCGCTTGAGGGAGATGTAA
- a CDS encoding carbohydrate ABC transporter permease, with product MDRKKWMSSIKAYLFLAPFLILFIAMVIYPIFLGAKLSLYGQRGARMWYVGLQNYMRIFQDPKFWESFKIPSFLLLIQVPLMIFIAIILAILYERMRKQGGAIYRFIYYLPYTIPGIVSGIVWSYIFSDSMSPFRSILDLFGQSGLKILTRQNLPAILLVIILWAFTGYTAFIIYSSLLSIPKEFSEAAQLDGATFWQIAFKIKIPLLKDVIITLFIFNAIGAILIFREPWMIGRVTGALIILPQNYTPAIYIYTSAFQQGRFTYAAAMGLILALITFMISLYFLRRAAKQMLK from the coding sequence ATGGACAGAAAAAAATGGATGTCTTCAATTAAAGCATATCTCTTTCTTGCCCCATTTTTGATTCTCTTTATTGCTATGGTAATTTACCCAATATTTTTAGGGGCTAAGCTTTCCCTTTATGGTCAGAGAGGAGCAAGGATGTGGTATGTAGGCTTACAAAACTATATGAGAATATTTCAGGATCCGAAGTTCTGGGAGTCTTTTAAGATACCATCTTTTCTTTTATTAATTCAGGTCCCTTTGATGATTTTTATAGCAATCATTCTTGCTATTTTATACGAAAGAATGCGTAAACAGGGGGGAGCTATTTATAGATTTATTTATTATCTCCCCTACACCATACCCGGTATAGTATCTGGTATAGTCTGGTCATATATATTTTCTGATTCCATGTCTCCATTTCGTTCAATACTGGATTTGTTTGGGCAATCGGGTCTTAAGATTTTGACCAGGCAAAACTTACCCGCAATATTGCTTGTTATAATATTATGGGCTTTTACAGGATATACTGCCTTTATTATTTATTCTTCTCTGCTTTCAATTCCCAAAGAGTTTTCTGAAGCGGCGCAATTGGATGGGGCTACTTTCTGGCAGATAGCTTTTAAGATAAAAATTCCACTTTTGAAGGATGTTATCATTACTCTATTCATATTTAATGCTATTGGAGCAATACTAATTTTCAGAGAACCCTGGATGATAGGCAGAGTAACAGGAGCCCTTATAATCTTGCCTCAAAATTATACTCCGGCAATTTACATATATACCTCTGCATTTCAGCAGGGGAGATTCACATATGCTGCGGCGATGGGATTAATTTTGGCTCTTATAACCTTTATGATTTCTCTGTATTTTTTAAGACGTGCAGCAAAACAAATGTTGAAATAA
- a CDS encoding ABC transporter substrate-binding protein, producing the protein MKKILVLSLMLLLLSFNVLAADYYPEYTGEPTTISMWAWTSNENYSIDEFEKIYPNIKVEWENFDTHYDKVQTALSAGDGLPDVLMIEYSYAPQYMDLGAFQAINEWLDEETFIELYGEAALGWCAMDGEIYGTPQDSGAMAMFYRKDVFDKYGLTVPTTREEYIEQAKKLEEVAPELNFARPPLGYAMWWIGQVWEAGGKLFDFHDGDWYINFTNPVAEEVFETWGEWFDEGIIDMQMYWNPDWYNTLNEGTTAVVEMGCWFAEWLRYNAADSEGQWRVTIPPQWNPDKPHNGMVGGSGFYVTAHSKNPEAAAIFVNWLNSHPDSLKCLHDYSNLPVMVSKRFEEVIDKVAGPDEFFGGQNIGEVLWGSHQLINSTFVALPIMSNVDESLSLLLQNYADGKIDKFSDILPMWEKEVIDTMDEFGYSNIVVGELP; encoded by the coding sequence ATGAAAAAGATTCTAGTATTAAGTTTGATGTTGCTTTTACTCAGTTTTAATGTACTAGCTGCTGATTATTATCCTGAATATACTGGTGAGCCAACAACAATAAGCATGTGGGCTTGGACCAGTAATGAGAATTATTCCATTGATGAATTTGAAAAGATATACCCTAATATTAAAGTGGAATGGGAAAATTTTGATACTCACTATGATAAAGTCCAGACTGCCTTATCAGCTGGAGACGGGCTGCCAGATGTATTGATGATAGAATATTCATATGCCCCTCAATATATGGATCTTGGAGCATTTCAAGCAATAAATGAATGGCTGGATGAGGAAACATTTATTGAGCTTTATGGTGAAGCTGCTTTGGGTTGGTGTGCCATGGATGGAGAAATATATGGAACACCACAGGATAGTGGAGCAATGGCCATGTTTTATAGAAAAGACGTCTTTGATAAATATGGTCTGACTGTTCCAACTACCAGGGAAGAATACATAGAACAGGCCAAAAAGCTTGAAGAAGTAGCTCCAGAATTGAATTTCGCAAGACCACCTCTTGGCTACGCTATGTGGTGGATTGGTCAGGTATGGGAAGCAGGTGGAAAACTTTTTGATTTTCATGATGGTGACTGGTATATTAACTTTACCAATCCTGTAGCTGAAGAGGTTTTTGAAACCTGGGGTGAATGGTTTGATGAAGGTATAATAGATATGCAGATGTATTGGAATCCAGATTGGTACAATACTTTAAATGAAGGGACAACTGCTGTAGTTGAAATGGGTTGTTGGTTTGCTGAATGGCTGAGATATAATGCCGCTGATTCTGAAGGTCAATGGAGGGTTACTATTCCACCTCAGTGGAATCCAGATAAACCACATAATGGTATGGTCGGAGGCTCTGGATTTTATGTAACTGCACATTCAAAAAATCCTGAGGCAGCAGCAATATTTGTTAACTGGTTGAATTCTCACCCGGATTCACTTAAGTGCTTACATGATTATAGTAATTTGCCGGTTATGGTTTCTAAGAGGTTTGAAGAGGTAATAGATAAAGTTGCTGGGCCTGATGAATTTTTTGGTGGTCAAAATATTGGTGAGGTTTTATGGGGCTCACATCAGTTAATTAATAGTACCTTTGTTGCCCTACCTATTATGTCAAATGTTGATGAGAGTTTAAGCCTTCTCCTTCAGAATTATGCAGATGGTAAGATTGATAAATTCAGTGATATACTTCCTATGTGGGAAAAAGAAGTAATTGATACTATGGATGAATTTGGTTATTCTAATATAGTTGTTGGAGAGCTACCTTAA
- a CDS encoding ABC transporter ATP-binding protein, whose translation MAENDKYIMSIKNLTKVFKSGIFKVEYTVAVKDVSFDIKPGTVLSLIGESGSGKTTIGKMILKLLKPSDGHIYYKDRDIAGIDDKKELKEYYKKVQGIFQDPFATFNPLYRIDRVFDMLYNSFAYDKSNQEKRINQVLNDVNLNPDRILGKFPHQLSGGQLQRLLIARALLMDVDLLIADELISMLDASTRIGVLNLLLELCKKNGMSVIFITHDLNLGYYISDESLIMYKGRLVERGNTKKIYENPVHPYTQMLFESVPEIGNRWDATKEFLPEKIIDDVEDFYKDNAGKGFVEIEKGHSVLFSNK comes from the coding sequence ATGGCTGAGAATGATAAATATATTATGTCAATCAAAAATTTAACTAAGGTATTTAAGAGTGGGATCTTTAAAGTAGAATATACAGTGGCAGTTAAAGATGTGTCCTTTGATATTAAACCAGGAACAGTTTTATCATTAATTGGAGAAAGTGGTAGTGGGAAGACAACAATAGGCAAGATGATTTTAAAGTTACTCAAACCTTCAGATGGACATATCTATTATAAAGATAGGGATATTGCTGGAATTGATGATAAGAAAGAGCTGAAAGAATATTATAAGAAAGTACAGGGAATTTTTCAGGACCCTTTTGCAACCTTTAATCCCTTATATCGTATTGATAGGGTCTTTGATATGCTTTATAATTCCTTTGCTTATGATAAATCAAATCAAGAAAAAAGAATAAATCAAGTATTAAATGATGTTAACCTTAATCCAGATAGGATACTGGGTAAATTCCCGCACCAGCTTAGTGGTGGCCAATTACAGAGATTGCTTATAGCAAGGGCTTTATTGATGGATGTAGATCTTTTAATTGCTGATGAATTAATAAGTATGTTAGATGCTTCAACACGTATTGGTGTTTTAAATTTGCTGCTTGAGTTATGCAAGAAAAATGGTATGTCTGTTATTTTTATTACCCATGATTTGAATTTAGGTTATTATATTAGTGATGAATCACTAATCATGTATAAAGGCAGACTGGTTGAACGGGGAAATACCAAAAAGATTTATGAAAACCCTGTACACCCATATACCCAGATGTTATTTGAATCTGTCCCGGAAATAGGAAATAGATGGGATGCTACTAAAGAATTTTTACCAGAGAAAATTATAGATGATGTTGAGGACTTCTATAAAGATAATGCAGGAAAGGGTTTTGTAGAGATAGAAAAAGGTCACAGCGTGCTTTTTAGTAATAAATAA
- a CDS encoding ABC transporter ATP-binding protein, producing the protein MSKNILEIKNLKAYYKVLKGEVKAVDDISLNIRKGEILGLAGESGCGKSTLASTLISRKPPLHYISGDVRLLGKNIMGMNQAEFQKMRLRNISLIPQYALDAFSPTKKIKTLIRDLVQEHGISTGRKFFDKVEERLELVNLTPSVLNRYSIELSGGMKQRVIMVVSTILDPELIIADEITSALDVSSQRFVATMLANLRDKGIIGSAIFITHDLSILYQIAERLMIMYAGHFTELGPTDEIVNKARHPYTRALIASLPQVGIQYRDKKLSGIKGTPPYLLNIGEGCRFRYRCPYAVEQCEKTPVREKVAEGHYVSCWRWKELGSDHNG; encoded by the coding sequence ATGAGTAAAAATATATTAGAGATAAAGAACCTAAAGGCATATTATAAGGTTTTAAAGGGTGAGGTTAAGGCTGTGGACGATATAAGCCTAAACATTAGAAAGGGTGAAATACTGGGTTTGGCAGGTGAATCAGGCTGTGGGAAAAGTACCCTGGCCAGTACTCTAATTTCCCGGAAACCCCCTTTACATTATATTTCAGGTGATGTAAGATTGCTTGGAAAAAATATAATGGGAATGAATCAAGCAGAATTTCAAAAAATGCGCTTAAGGAATATATCATTAATACCACAATATGCCCTTGATGCCTTTAGCCCAACCAAGAAGATTAAAACCCTGATAAGAGATCTGGTGCAGGAACACGGAATTAGTACAGGTCGTAAGTTCTTTGACAAGGTGGAAGAAAGACTTGAGCTGGTTAATTTAACCCCATCTGTATTAAATAGATATTCTATAGAGCTGTCAGGTGGGATGAAACAAAGGGTTATTATGGTTGTCTCGACAATTCTTGACCCTGAATTAATAATTGCTGATGAGATTACTTCAGCCCTTGATGTTAGTTCCCAGCGCTTTGTAGCCACTATGCTGGCTAATCTACGTGATAAAGGGATTATTGGTTCTGCCATTTTTATTACCCATGACCTGTCAATATTATATCAGATAGCAGAGAGACTTATGATTATGTATGCCGGTCATTTTACTGAGCTTGGTCCGACTGATGAAATAGTCAACAAGGCAAGACACCCTTATACCAGGGCCTTAATTGCTTCACTACCACAGGTAGGGATACAGTACAGGGATAAAAAACTCTCTGGTATCAAAGGCACTCCACCCTATTTATTAAATATTGGAGAAGGGTGTAGATTTAGATACAGGTGTCCCTATGCTGTAGAACAGTGTGAAAAAACACCTGTCAGGGAAAAAGTGGCTGAAGGACATTATGTATCGTGTTGGAGATGGAAGGAATTGGGAAGTGATCATAATGGCTGA
- a CDS encoding carbohydrate ABC transporter permease: protein MKKNKNLLIKLILVVLSIYFIFPFYWLIMSTTKNVSQLFQKSLLPGNPSHFVENIKTVFTYEDGVFFKWLGNSFLYASLGAFIAIFIACLVGYAFRRYDFYGKKIIFIVILGFSMVPVYAIILPLFMLFKDLALINTRLAVLLPSFVNVFSVYLMISYWNQVPEEVFSAAQIDGANDILIFFKIGLPNVIPGFITLFLLHFVTTWNNFFLPLVVVNSRAKMPLILGITTITDSQGFPVYNLTLTASFFTILPLLILFISLQKYFKPQLYSTR, encoded by the coding sequence GTGAAAAAAAATAAAAATTTACTTATTAAACTTATTTTAGTAGTCTTATCAATTTATTTTATTTTCCCTTTTTACTGGTTAATTATGAGTACAACAAAAAATGTTAGCCAGCTGTTTCAGAAGTCCTTGCTTCCCGGTAATCCTAGTCATTTTGTGGAAAATATTAAAACTGTCTTTACTTATGAGGATGGTGTCTTTTTTAAGTGGCTGGGTAATTCATTTTTGTATGCTAGTCTTGGTGCTTTTATTGCAATATTTATTGCCTGTCTGGTAGGATATGCTTTCCGTAGGTATGATTTTTATGGGAAAAAGATTATCTTCATTGTAATTTTAGGTTTTTCAATGGTTCCGGTCTATGCAATTATTTTACCCCTTTTTATGTTATTTAAAGACCTGGCTTTAATTAATACAAGACTGGCAGTTCTCCTGCCATCTTTTGTTAATGTTTTTAGTGTCTATTTAATGATATCTTATTGGAATCAGGTTCCAGAAGAGGTATTTAGTGCAGCCCAAATAGATGGGGCTAATGATATACTTATATTCTTTAAAATAGGGCTTCCTAATGTTATTCCCGGGTTTATCACCCTGTTCTTACTGCATTTTGTTACTACCTGGAATAATTTTTTCCTCCCTTTGGTTGTAGTTAATAGTAGGGCAAAAATGCCTTTGATACTAGGGATAACAACAATTACTGATTCACAGGGTTTCCCGGTTTATAATCTGACTCTTACCGCCAGTTTCTTTACGATTCTGCCTCTGCTAATACTGTTTATTTCATTACAGAAATATTTTAAACCACAGTTATATAGTACTCGGTAG
- a CDS encoding ABC transporter permease, with translation MGKYLSKKIIIYLITFVLAVTINFVIPRMMPGDPIQSLMSRFSVMEGGREIIEEQLTLLFNLDDPLPVQYLNYWKSIFTGDFGISIMQFPKPVTAIISTAIIYDLILLIPAIILSWIVGNRLGALSGVSKRADNIMMPVFYFLSSSPYFWLAGVLAFFLGVQLGWLPISGAYGVSMNPGLNWSFILDYIRHWFMPFFSMFLVQLGGWAIGMRNMIIYERSSNYSRYMESLGASDRLIRSYGFRNGVLPQVTGLALRIAQLIGGAITVETVFNYPGLGRMMLSSVVNQDYFLLQGIFLAVVIMALAANFLVDIIYMFIDPRVRLSFSGEV, from the coding sequence ATGGGCAAATATCTTAGCAAAAAGATTATAATATATCTCATAACCTTTGTCCTTGCTGTAACAATTAATTTCGTTATTCCCCGGATGATGCCTGGAGACCCTATCCAATCTCTGATGTCCCGTTTTTCAGTAATGGAAGGTGGTAGAGAGATAATAGAGGAACAGTTAACTTTATTATTTAATTTAGATGACCCCCTGCCAGTTCAGTATTTAAATTACTGGAAGTCTATTTTTACCGGGGATTTTGGGATAAGTATTATGCAATTTCCCAAACCGGTTACTGCTATAATTAGTACGGCAATAATATATGATTTGATATTATTGATACCTGCTATCATCTTAAGCTGGATTGTTGGTAATAGACTTGGTGCCTTATCTGGTGTAAGTAAAAGGGCAGATAATATTATGATGCCAGTTTTCTATTTCTTAAGTTCGTCCCCTTATTTCTGGCTGGCCGGGGTTTTAGCATTTTTCCTCGGGGTACAGCTGGGCTGGCTGCCGATCAGTGGGGCCTATGGTGTATCAATGAACCCTGGTTTAAACTGGTCTTTTATACTTGATTATATCAGACACTGGTTTATGCCGTTTTTTTCTATGTTTCTTGTTCAACTTGGTGGTTGGGCAATTGGTATGAGGAATATGATTATTTATGAAAGGAGTTCAAATTATTCCAGGTATATGGAGTCCCTTGGTGCATCTGATAGATTAATCAGGAGCTACGGTTTTAGAAACGGTGTTTTACCACAGGTGACAGGACTGGCTTTAAGAATAGCCCAGCTGATAGGTGGCGCTATTACTGTTGAGACTGTTTTTAATTACCCGGGATTGGGAAGAATGATGTTGAGCTCTGTGGTAAATCAGGATTATTTCCTATTACAGGGTATATTTCTGGCCGTGGTTATCATGGCTCTAGCTGCCAATTTTCTGGTAGATATTATCTATATGTTTATTGATCCGCGGGTAAGGCTTTCATTTTCTGGGGAGGTGTAA
- a CDS encoding ABC transporter substrate-binding protein encodes MFLKSNKRGVLMKGFCRVVLVFMFIVLFSVVSLAVELDRSETLVITGAAWGPPSTWNILIPNRQMGTGGLVYETLFSYNPLTNEYRPWLAESGEWVSDNEYVVNLRRGIKWTDGEAFDADDLVFTYELARDNAVYYSPVWNWLGSVEAEDNYTVRFTFDEPHYAEWDKELYQRYIIPEHIWSKVPADKLIPRTNANPVGTGPYLYYTAGQDRMVWERNDNWWGNEVFGTPKPKYIVDLVNVSNNITLGMLMKGEIDLSNNFIPGVEKIKGVAGLKTWYEKEPYMLSWNTANLYMNTTRKPMDDSAFRRALAFAMNKHTIVDKVYGGLVKAANPTGLFGQGWLAYLDQGVVDEYGFYFDPSKAVALLDKAGYVDSDGDGWRDQPNGEPIELEVMVPSGWTDWMEAVKVVSNNAAAVGVNIQAVFPDTSLYDNNRFTRNFDLMIGNQQTTLTSTPFDYWNGVANDGIYGERIANGNWGAYDNPELFALIDEFNMTNDETEKMKIAAEIEKTLLVEMPTIPLWHNGLWAQYTNANWTNWPSEDNPYGVPVTWDNAYQLGMIDVLIGLEPVK; translated from the coding sequence TTGTTTCTAAAATCAAACAAAAGGGGTGTTTTAATGAAGGGTTTTTGTAGAGTTGTTCTGGTTTTTATGTTTATTGTCTTGTTTAGTGTAGTTTCATTAGCTGTAGAGTTAGACCGTAGTGAAACCCTGGTAATTACAGGGGCTGCCTGGGGTCCTCCTTCTACCTGGAATATTTTGATTCCCAATAGGCAGATGGGGACTGGTGGTCTTGTCTATGAGACCTTATTTTCCTATAATCCATTGACTAATGAGTATAGACCGTGGCTGGCAGAGAGTGGGGAATGGGTTTCAGACAATGAATATGTAGTTAACTTAAGAAGGGGTATTAAGTGGACTGATGGTGAAGCCTTTGATGCCGATGACCTTGTTTTCACCTATGAACTTGCTAGAGATAATGCCGTATATTATTCCCCTGTGTGGAACTGGCTGGGCTCAGTAGAAGCAGAAGACAACTACACAGTTAGATTTACTTTTGATGAACCACATTATGCAGAATGGGATAAAGAATTATATCAGAGGTATATTATACCAGAGCATATCTGGAGTAAGGTTCCAGCTGATAAATTAATACCTAGAACCAATGCTAATCCTGTTGGTACAGGACCTTACTTATATTATACTGCTGGACAGGATAGAATGGTCTGGGAAAGGAATGACAATTGGTGGGGTAATGAGGTGTTTGGAACCCCCAAACCTAAATATATTGTTGACCTGGTAAATGTAAGTAATAATATAACACTTGGTATGTTAATGAAAGGTGAAATAGACCTGAGTAATAACTTTATTCCAGGTGTGGAAAAGATTAAAGGGGTTGCTGGACTCAAAACCTGGTATGAAAAAGAGCCATATATGCTTTCCTGGAATACTGCCAATCTATACATGAATACTACCAGAAAACCAATGGATGATTCTGCCTTTAGAAGGGCGCTGGCCTTTGCCATGAATAAGCATACTATTGTTGATAAGGTATATGGGGGGCTTGTTAAAGCAGCTAACCCTACCGGTTTATTTGGTCAAGGTTGGTTAGCTTACCTTGATCAAGGTGTTGTAGATGAATATGGATTCTATTTTGACCCATCTAAAGCAGTAGCCCTACTTGATAAAGCCGGTTATGTAGATAGTGATGGTGACGGCTGGAGAGATCAGCCAAATGGTGAGCCAATTGAATTGGAGGTCATGGTTCCCAGTGGGTGGACTGATTGGATGGAAGCGGTTAAAGTTGTTTCCAATAATGCTGCAGCAGTAGGTGTAAATATCCAAGCTGTTTTCCCTGATACATCATTATATGATAACAATAGGTTTACCAGGAATTTTGATTTGATGATCGGTAACCAGCAGACAACCCTGACATCTACTCCCTTTGATTACTGGAATGGTGTTGCCAATGATGGTATTTATGGTGAACGTATTGCTAATGGAAACTGGGGAGCCTATGATAATCCAGAACTGTTTGCCTTAATTGATGAATTTAATATGACAAATGATGAGACAGAAAAGATGAAAATAGCAGCTGAAATTGAGAAAACCCTCTTAGTTGAAATGCCGACTATTCCATTATGGCATAATGGTTTATGGGCCCAGTATACAAATGCAAACTGGACTAATTGGCCCTCTGAAGACAATCCCTATGGTGTTCCTGTAACCTGGGATAATGCCTATCAACTGGGTATGATTGATGTCTTAATCGGACTGGAACCAGTTAAGTAA